The Vicia villosa cultivar HV-30 ecotype Madison, WI unplaced genomic scaffold, Vvil1.0 ctg.001719F_1_1, whole genome shotgun sequence genomic sequence ttcggaagttcatttccgaaaacacctccattcccagtttcggaaatgaacttccgaattgtatcagaagtgcaattttttttagttctttatgttgtctcacatattaatcgatttcaattgttttcaggaacatgtcagacaacctagcacgcatcagacagggtaaagaaacccagactgcgtcggctagacgcgagcgggcggcggcgcagctggcgtcgacacagggacgggggcagggccggggacgatgtgtgcgagttcccgtggagatggacgagggtacctctacatctggatcgaggagtcgtctggctcgggtatcttcttcccgccagcaagaggaggaggaggaggtggcagtgccataccacgaggcggaggaggtaccggatgttgaccctccactcggggaggaggatgagcaggaggaggacttcccgggagggcccagtgacacttcagtgctgcttacctaccgcgatcacgtcgctcggcgtatctgggagggagaggtatttttataatttgcccgactacattatttaaccgtttataatttagacgtttattcaatattttcttaaccggtctatttaacatacttttttatttgttttttgtaacaggagagagagccgttgaaaatggtgaaccatgcccggaagattttcagtctgtttaaaccgactgccgagtggtttaacgacgcggcgagagcttcagggcttaattggctctgcatgacggggtattccaccatcagctacgacatgcagggggcctttgtggagcggtggcacaaggagacgtcttctttccacttaccggttggggagatgacgatcaccttgcatgatgtgcagtgtcttctccacctgccaatcaggggggcgctgttgacccactcccggatccagaggatcgaagccacAGAGTGGATGGCGCtatatttgggtatggagcccgaagttgctgactatgagtgcatcacgacatctgggcctcatatccggttcaccacactgagccgctatttcgagcaccacctggtggcggcggccgaagccgaggatgcgggtgacgacctatttacacattatcaccgtggctgcgctctccggtgctggtacatgcatgtggtaggcgctgcgatctttgtggacaaaagtgcgaggtacgtcgacgtgacctacctccgctacttcatggacttgaccaccgttcactagtggaactggggggcagctactctggcatacctataccagaagctgaatgaggcctccaactggaggacgaggcagttgaccggatcctgcacactactcacagtacgtttcattttaattgttccgtatttttttatgtttcgtatttgtgtttcgtatttacgtatgtttcgtatttatttatgtttcgtatttacttacggTACGTTACATTATCgtttttgtgtttcagagctggatcatctcttacttctcccggatccacggctttcacattgatcctcaatacgttgacgccatgcccagggccgccagatacgttctccagagggggaacaatgcggtgggaccataccgtgggtacctggaccgcacgatgcacaatgacgtcacctggaggccattcagcgactacactcaggttgtcccctttgacggcatatctttatattctggctggttggcatgcgggaccagcatcatggtccggtatctccctgagcagtgcatgcggcagttcggatttgtgcagatgatacccagatcaccttttgaggctgctcccgacacagtgaccagagtgcagctcactgccatatttgaggattgggagcatcatgtggtaccggaggagtatcgtcgcattcgggtcacccaggactagcacagtgtggaggggtacgtcacatgattctaccgggtgtcacatcctctgctgacacccgacgctcccggcgctcctaggccagcacacgaggagatcctggagaaccagcaggccgaggatgaccacgccattgatctcctgccgatctacCAGcgaatagagatgcttgggcgggacgcgttggatcgaggtgtcgttcatcagggcggtccagaggcagtcgtcgtgatggagatgatcgtcactgatgcgggccgtgcggcgacatacatgcggcagaggaggtcctagggagagagggttaggcatacccagtagtggtcgggtttattttttttttgttttcggattgtatctttcgtacactattattatttggatttggatcggatcggtttgtatatattactatttttatcatattagtatattagtattttctgtttatatatcgcttattttatttgccgtcttcctttaattaaaaatacgaggctgtttccaaaaacataaaaaaaacacagtttctgcataattcggaagttcatttctaaaaccccccaaaatctgaaaaaaggtgttttcggaagtgcatctccgaaaacaccccccatttggtgtgttttcggagatgaagttccgaagtctgagaaaatttaaaaaaaaaaacttcggaagttcatttccgaagcaggggtaaactggggtttttgctgggggtgacccccatagggaggtgggtaaagaaattttcttaaatttttccATTTCTTTCAAACTCTAGTGCCTGTGCCTCCATAGTCTAAACACCTACTAAAAGTTCAATTTCCTTTTAATAACTAACAACACTTAATacttcattattttttatcacccATGTCAATTACAAACACTTTAATGAAGTAGATAATCATCCGCATAGAAATTCCTCACTTATTGAATTTTCCAAGTGAATAAGTTCCCTTCCATCCCAAAGTTCATCATTGTAAAGTTAGTCTCTATTTTTTCTTTAAGATCAAATTCGATTATATTTGTTAAAACAACatctaatataaaaaattaaagagaaacgaAAGTAAAAAATAATCAACACGATCGATTTTTATTAACGTTGTTCGGACaataatgtttatttttaaaattatagaacATCTATAGTTCCTTTTTATTTTAGTGTTGAAGTAGggtcacaatatatatatatatatatatatatatatatatatatatatatatatatatatatatatatatatatatatatatatatatatatatatccatgaACTATATCGCAGGGCTACAACCCTATCGCAAGGGTAGAAGCTCCCCGCCCTACCTCTCTTCAATTTTTACATATATTTGAATTATAGTCAATACTTATTTATAAATCTCATATCTTAAATGTTGTAATTGTTATTTTCTTACAATATGAGCCATACTCCTGACATAGAAGATGGATACTTGTTCACAACAACAGATGGACCGACGACTCTTCTCAACTATCTGGAAGAATGTCATACAAAGAATGAACCACCAATTATATCTCCTGAAGCCGTGGTCTCAATTGTTCTTAATCCTCCTGAAATTATTTCTCAAGAAGTACTCGGTAGTATTTACACGATTGTTGGGTTTTATGGGTATGCCGATAGACTTCCAGACATCTCTGAAGTTTATACTATAATTCGTAGGAAACGAGAGGTtgtccatcagaagtttgatagTGAACTTTCTTCAAGCATGGAATATGAAAGTTCATCTAGTGAAGACGTACTGAACTCTTCCTCTACACCATAAGCTACACCACCTCCATTCTCCTCCGAACCACTTCCTCTTCAAACAATGCTTCCATCCCCTTCTGAACCTAGCCTTTTCAACATTCATCAAGTTACAGAATTTCTAAAGTTCCTCGATATTAAAACTTTTTCCAATCCCTCACACAGAAATGTATGATTCAGATATTCCTATACAAGAAtctgatgattttgatgatgaagcTTCAGTTCATACAACCAAACCTTCCACTTCAACTATCACACCTGATTCCACATCTGGAACAGAACTCTCTCAAACAAATCCACCGGTTTTAGAAGCAAGACCTTATGTTCCTTCACCAGAAATCACCAAGATACAATCTCTCCAACATCTTCTATAACAATCCAAACACCTCATTCCATCCTTTTTTCCAACGAACTTATGTTCGTCCACCAACCTTATCTGAGCTTGCGGAACGGTTCAAGAAAAATGCTTTTCTCCCGCTTCAGCATACTCTGGAAAGCTCTTCTTATCGCATGGATCCGGAAAAGATAGAAGCTCTCTGTATTAACTTCAAAATATGAATGGAAATTAATTCTGATTTCATGAAATCCATATGTCATTAAGAGACTGAAAAAGATGTATGAGGAATGGTCCAAAACCTTCACAAACCCTCCCTTGAGACTGCCTCCTCTAGAGGTTCTGGTTTCTGAACCTGAGAAACATGATGCTATTACTGTTGTTACCTTAGAAACTTCTACTCCTAATGCTTCTCGTTATGCAACGGTGTTGACTGATGGTCAACCTTTTGGTTCCAAAGAAAAAGAAGCAATGATAGCTAAAGACTAGCCAGCTGGACTGAAGGTTGTTCTAGAAAAATAGCAGGAGGAAAATCGTATCATCCATCAATGCTTGATAAGCAGGATGAAACGATTGCTGCTCAGAGTGAATTGTTCAAGCTACTGTCTAAAATGCCGATGCAGTTCATGGCCAAGTTTAACAAGAGGGATGCTTAGACCTTAGCCCTTGTATTAGAACTTAAGAATAGTTTTTCATTTGTTTCTAAAATAACTGTACCTTTATCCTttcattttaatgaaaaaatttcttttgtctttttgttgcaccccaaaatttgccctctttatttgagctataagttattaacgacgtttatttcgttattcaaaaattgaagaaaaacaataaagagTTCTTGTGGTTTTAAGGAAGTGCGACGTGaagaatggtttaaacagtggaaatacgagaaaattcacaagtcctatTTGGAAAGTGATATGAGCTGAATTCCCGCGTGTCCCCAACTGTTTCgaagatatctacaactttcgtgttcggctcggaagccagttCTTTGAGGAAATTGGTCAAATTGGCAAATTACTTAGATTTTTATAGAGAAAAAAGtgttgaatgtagggtttcggacctcagaaaattcatatctcataatCCGCTAGTCGGATTCgctcgaaaatttaactggagctccatccctttattaccaagatttcatatgttcggaccgtcgACCAATTATGTACtgaaaattcccagcattttgaagaacgtcgtaatctttcggtaaaaaatgtgttttcgagtatgtcgcgccaagtttgaaaattcataacttcttcgatttttatcgtatgaaggtCATTCCGGCGGCgtttctcggaaatttcgttagcttcaatTTTTCATCACACGTGCTTGTTCaaattttgagccgaagatggagttttatcgaattctttgagcggtactcacaaaattctgcacagtcgtgcccgatgaatcgacgtttctcgtcattcaaacgcgcgtaatttcttcatcgcttatcggtttgagacgattctcgcggctacgagtcacaaatttagtcatcttcaAGTGGGTGTTGGTCTCGTCTCGAAATTTCACGCCGAATCACATTTCCTCGAAAACGAgccaaaaagagataattaagggtgttttggacatttcaccactcacactatataaactatttttattCACATTCTCTAATAATTTCACTTCacccaaaatatcaaaaatactttctctcaattctctctcaattcccttggatcaaaaccacaaattctataaaactttcatcaatattcatcaattttcttcaagatcaagaacaacatggattgaagatcaagatTTCAAGTTCGAACTTCTTCCTCCCTCTACATCTTGCACGCCACTCTCCTCTCCCCTTGGGATTCGATTTTTGACTTCGCTTCGTGTTCGCGCTTGTGTCGCGTTTGTGTTCGCGCGTCGGtctagatcttcatccggtaagctttcggatcttgaattaagtgcttaattgttgatcattatgtGAATTCGAATCTAGATTCATGTTTTGTTAttgattaatgttgattgatgatgattgatcggtgaatttgcatgTTGATTAATCGAATTAATAGTGAtcatgtgaattttggttagatcTAATGATGGTTGTATATAATGGATaattgttgatgatgaattgtgacatTCATGCTTTTGATCTATGAATTGTTGGTGGTTTTGTGTGCTTAATTGTTAAAATCCATGTATGTAACTTGTGGTGCACTTAAGgtgtttgtacaaatgcatgtGATAACTTGTTACTTGATAATTTCCTTACTAAATGCTTGAATCATGACTTGAGCTTGTTGTGTAACTTGATTACTTGTGCATGTACTAATCCCTGTGGCTTTGTTGCATTAATGTGATCATTGGTGATGATATTCGAATGTCGAAATTGGTTGACGCGTCGCACTTAATATAATTGTTAGCATTAGGTTCATTTGATTGGTGGATCCATAGCTCTTATTCCACAAGATGTTACATGGTGCTTAAAGGTGAAATCAATACATGTTTGGATTTGTTGATTTGGTGCTCAATGCTTGTTTGCTTGTCGCTTGTAACGTGCTTCGCGTCGATGTTTGCCTTGGACATTCTTATATGCTTACTATTGCTAATTGCCTTGATTTTGTGCCTTGTGTTCATACATGTTTCattgtgcattgcatatatttttgATGGCTCTTCATGGCATGTGGGTTTTGGCATTGACTTGGATTGAGTGGGAGTGGCTCCCAAGCTTTCAAAAAATGATAAAAGTGGTTTTCatacagtggaacccggttcccagagtggaggaaccggttcccactcaatctaaGGCAATTTGGAAGTGGGCAGCATGgtctggaacccggttcccagtttgggggaaccggttcctggtgGTTTGTTTGCGCTTTGGGAGCTGGCAGGGGGttctggaacccggttcccagtttgggggaaccggttcctgttgTGTTTGCTTGGTTCGTAGCTTGGGCAGAAtgccctggaacccggttcccagtctGGGGGAACCAGTTCCTGTGTGTGTTTTTGTGCTGGAACCCAGGTTCCCATATAGGGGAATCGGTTCCCTTACCTGTTTTTTGCccttttcttttctaacttcaatctttcgtaactttttactcgtagctTCGTTTTacatgttctttatatcgttggaaagcttatgagatgtactatcaAACTACATACttggttttcattaatttgtagatcattcatgtttgtTTTCATTCATGTTTGTTTTCTATTTGACGTTTCATCATCCATTTCATGTTTATATTACTTGTCTGTTTCTTTTGGTTTatggtaataacgcaattccgattgcgatgtttgttatctctaacttgtgtgctagtgtgcaaggcatttggatagtcaccgatcgatgcttattacgtgagtgttccgctttatttgcagGACACGGTTTCATTCACTCATGTCGTGTTCTCATATgggagacacgttcctattactttatatctgcttgtttggtttgcttgttcctcttgtaggtgtattgtgattatgctcgacgtgcatgtcgacctttgtgtgctttcatggctaatcggtgtgctgactatttgcttttgctttgctagctcgctcgcgggatccttagtttccttgctctcttcactacagtttacggatcataatccgtttggtattgatcccgtttcattttatttttctcgcactttatcgctttctcgcatcatcctttaacatgagaagtaggacttaggcatgcatctggccaagccctttaaagaggctctgtttttgttggtgtgtttatatttgtgctttgcggcacggagtcacggtgtaataagacctAGATGGCACTccattaagtcctcatggaaggcatgcggaaagggttagcaatcaacccccgcccagtaacatcgagtccgttcagtatgcgcacgctacacgTGGTTCGCTTTTGaactagcacaagatcttgttatcgagtatgtcaggaaaagggttcatgcaaccggacccccgcatttcttatagctcgcgtcgctcgacgttgatgctcggtgtacgcacgcaccattttccttttggatccgtgacggcttggttgctgagagggactcgctcctcttgtatatggcccgatcattttcgcgaggtctaatgcttggttgactcgggtgattcgctccccttggctatggcgggaccgtttTTCTACTGCTTGGCCAGTGCCAGTAGTTTGTTttctttacgagcggagctcgtttgtgtgatactcttgttttctttcctttttccccCATAAGTTGCtagcttagtttagacttgtaccctttgtatgataacattaggtagcaagctttcccccttagcttaggttttcctcatgcattctttaaaacacaaaccacactctttgattttcttttcttaagagcttgttatttccgctccattcccaagcataagtctccaaaggtcgagcagcggagtgtgaatgtaacttgttcacctaaaaaacacaaaacagacagaaactagttagccgagctacgatacctctgattcctcaaaaaggatacgtaggcagcggggtagggcccgtgcgagtataattatttcttttccctacattttgcatgcatactAGTTCAGTTtaggcgtagatttgttacacacccatagttttagacacaagcgtggataccatcgagtacgatgggcgcgtggggtgctaacaccttcccctcgcgtaaccgactcccttaccctcttctctggtcgtgagaccattgttttgttttgtggtttgttggcattcccttccttttcaggataaatatgttagttgcgactctgttaattttcgcgggtagcgacagctagcgactctgctggggacgtctcgacctattgcgggtccggacttagcgcgagtcgatcctagcgcttgtgtgtttatctttgggtgttttactgctttgcatatttacctgtttgcattgcattttatgtgcgcttttacctttctgcatcatattctggactgtctggatttctctctgttgggtgggtgtttcaagaggtaaaagacccaatacccatgtcatgagtgataccttaggaactaggactagagtggccgtgacggacagaaggcgtatgcctgtttgatctgatcacgtatccacgggcagagcttggcgAAATGAGGCAATActgtatgataacgcctacattcgatcctctgttggcttttcgacctatcttggcctagatttacccgtgagtggggcgtgaatcaatcattgcttaacaagtacattgatggtgacttcggttcttgttcgagggttaccgtggttcttgttcgagggttaccttGGTTCTTGTTTGAGGGTTACTATGGTCCTTATTTGAGGGTTACTGTTGTTCTTGTTCAAGGGTGACTATGGTTCTGATTCTAGTGATTGTgtcccgtgatctacggggagttccGAATTGATGCTGAATTTTTGAACCTGGGTCGTGTAACTTTGAGGAAATCCAGACATGTCCGATGGGATACATCCAAAGTCCCACCatcttgcatcattgcatatttacttttccaaaaaaatgatgcacaaaaaataataataacaagcaTTTACATGTCATGTTTTTCAGGGCCATTCAAGAGTTCTTTCAAGCTAAAAGATGGACATCTCTTCCAATATTGTCAAAGAGCGTACGAGACACACCAGTGCTTACAAGATTCTGGTTATTGATGTTTCTGGGTTGATAAGTTTGATTTCTCGTCTGAAAGGGGAGGTTCTCCGTGATTTCAATCATGATTATGGCAACTTGCTTTCCATCCTCAACACATCTTTTGATCCGATGGCCTTGATCACTCTGTTTCAGTTCTATGACCCACATTTAAGGTGTTTTACATTCCAGGATTATCAACTGGTTTCAACACTTGAGGAATTTTCTTACATCCTCAACATTCGAATTACTGATGAGGTGCCTTTTGCCCGGGTTCCTAAGGTTGTGAGGTTGGAAAAGATAGTTGAAGCTCTTCATATGGGTATAAAGGAGGTGGAAAGAAATTGGAAGTCATCGGGTGCTATTCCTGGTTTCTATCTTTGTTTTCTGATTAGTAAGGCTGAGGAGGCGGTTAAGAAGGAGTGTTGGGTTGATTTTGGTCGGTTGCTTGCTATCATTATTTACGGCATTGTGTTGTTCCCATCAGTGGAGAACTTTGTGAGTTTGTCGGCGATTTGTGTCTTCATGAACAAAAACCCTGTGTCAACATTGCTTGCGGACACCTATTTTGCTATCCACTCTAGAAATAAGAAGGGAGGATATGTTAATGGTTCTTGTCTTTCGTTGTTGTATCGTTGGTTTATGCTACATTTATCAGTGAAAGGACCATTTGTGCTCAGAAAGAGTTCTCTTCAGTGGTCAGATAGGATTGTTAACCTCACATCTTATGACATCAGGTGGAATTATTGTGTGGGGAAGGTTTGGAACATCATCACTAGTTGCGGTCAATATTCCAATGTTCCTCTCATGGGAACCAGAGGTTGTATTAGTTATAATCCCATGCCCGCCTACCGTCAATTGGGATATGCAATGGAAGGGTCTCAGAAGGATGTAGAAGCGTTTGAATCAGTGTACTTTGCCGGTGGTAAAGATCCTTTGGAGCTAGAGAAGATAGCGTCTGCTTGGACTAGAGTCCATAGGAGAGATCAAACCACCCTAAGtaagaaggttcctattgctatgGGTCCCTACATGGAGTGGGTCAAGGCAAGAGCTGAAGATTTATTGTTGCCATTTGCGAGGTCGGATTCATTGTACGAAAAACCTCTTGTGGTCTTGTCTGATACAGTTGCTGCTGAGCTCTATACTCAAGCCAATGCGGATAACATCAAACTTCAAGCAAAGGACAAAGAGGTTGACTTGGAGAATTATTTTCGTAATCAAGAAAAGGAGGAATTGGCTCGTAAGCTCCAGCATGCGCAAGATGAAGGTTCAAGCATGATACGTGCTCAAAGGCGATCTCATGACTTAATGGAGGAAAGCTTGTACCGAAAGCAGCAAGAATGTTTGAAGTTGCAAAGATCCGAAAGCAGTAGCAAGAGAAAGGTGCGGGATTTGGAAAAGCAATTGGTGGAAGAAAAGGCCAAGTCAGCTCAACTTGAGGAAGAGCTCGCAAGACTCTGAGCCCAACGGAGATGACTATGCTGTTGCCAGTTTGCCTTGGTCCGATTGAGTATTTCTGAGTTGTTGTTTTTTTAATGTATCGGCCAcctccaggattgttggaagggGTTGTATTTTGCCATATCGAACCTCATGTGTATGCTTTTGAAGCATTTACATTGTTGCTAGGCTACGCGCCGCTTGTTTATATGAACTCATTGATTTGCTTGTGTTGAATGAAATACGATTCGAGGATTCTTCAGATATCTTGTCACACTATTCTTATTATATGATGGTATTCTGTATTTTGTTGATGTGTCCTATGtgaaagtgggatgaactcttggatacctgaaaactgaccaacatttcatgcatatcataccATATATCATACATTTTTATGCATTTGCAGATCATCTCTCTTATATCTTGCTATTTTATTATCAGAAGGTTTTCGACGACGGCAATTCATTCATATCCGACTCGAAGTAACCAACGAAGATAGATGGAGCAGATACAAGAGCAGATGGCTGAGAtgctgtcgccctcggttttttaccatacctctcgcggagagatacgcaaactgactcttttctttctgcttttgtgtttttgaaaatcagagagtcgccaccgacttttattttaaccaattaaggaaaggtttataaaagaaacagaaaaagacctttaagaaattctgggtaagggggtaggttatacaaagggaaggtgttagcaccctttgtatccatggttatccatgggctctttaatttgcttagctcatttcttttgaatcacttttctattgccttgaaatgcttgtatgtggtttcaaataccttcataaattgactttgtaatgatccttgtgcggatgtatacaaagtgttttatctttcgaaagatgtttttgaaaaaaagaacgttaacttcgtaatgatcctcgtttggatatatacaaagtattgtcttttttgaaagttttatttggaaaaacaatgatatatgagagatttgtttgttttaa encodes the following:
- the LOC131636417 gene encoding uncharacterized protein LOC131636417, coding for MDISSNIVKERTRHTSAYKILVIDVSGLISLISRLKGEVLRDFNHDYGNLLSILNTSFDPMALITLFQFYDPHLRCFTFQDYQLVSTLEEFSYILNIRITDEVPFARVPKVVRLEKIVEALHMGIKEVERNWKSSGAIPGFYLCFLISKAEEAVKKECWVDFGRLLAIIIYGIVLFPSVENFVSLSAICVFMNKNPVSTLLADTYFAIHSRNKKGGYVNGSCLSLLYRWFMLHLSVKGPFVLRKSSLQWSDRIVNLTSYDIRWNYCVGKVWNIITSCGQYSNVPLMGTRGCISYNPMPAYRQLGYAMEGSQKDVEAFESVYFAGGKDPLELEKIASAWTRVHRRDQTTLSKKVPIAMGPYMEWVKARAEDLLLPFARSDSLYEKPLVVLSDTVAAELYTQANADNIKLQAKDKEVDLENYFRNQEKEELARKLQHAQDEGSSMIRAQRRSHDLMEESLYRKQQECLKLQRSESSSKRKVRDLEKQLVEEKAKSAQLEEELARL